In Propionispora vibrioides, one genomic interval encodes:
- a CDS encoding group II intron maturase-specific domain-containing protein: LIKQINAKLVGHFRYYGVTDNSNGIHTFGYCVRRKLFEILNRRSQKKSLTWEGFAKLTDRFPLAKARIYVNIYG, from the coding sequence CCTTGATCAAACAGATAAATGCCAAGCTGGTTGGGCACTTTCGCTACTATGGGGTAACCGACAACAGCAATGGAATCCATACCTTTGGATACTGCGTACGGCGTAAATTGTTTGAAATACTCAATCGCAGAAGCCAAAAGAAGAGCTTGACGTGGGAAGGATTTGCAAAACTAACAGATAGATTCCCGCTAGCAAAAGCGAGAATCTATGTGAATATCTATGGCTAA